The following proteins are co-located in the Camelina sativa cultivar DH55 chromosome 12, Cs, whole genome shotgun sequence genome:
- the LOC104733874 gene encoding uncharacterized protein LOC104733874: protein MADFAANLSIKAREILSTPSHEGLVTLVDQLFTPRESEDYLKARILYDFCVSNFPDCLTLKLLKIYRFSSDDLVRIRSISHLSQTLTELRNRNNFEISSLALHEIKPLLISCLTVQNPRRVDTDYLRVIVSFVAYNVMVSRNERWEELSDYILLLVNQDPIRAFSYFVDLPSLYVGFIHRFFQRLREEVYKVLLRPEKDRDVDWILALKAAVKMGVQIIDSDKRFDLTRDILHNVLKSASDVVWMGMEIEFLIRGIRSLERYLEKDAKVCKWSTKQCRFVASFAYGVSGVGKNTKEAAKNIFVMVTKMDKYVPSSAFKLDHFCVDNHQDVTVGYDLELYYKFWKCTPVEVLGSFAASGSDDRSRVIAIRRLYDVVCDHTSDQWEIDVSEIRDLQPLLIKCLKEEGMPENLYRILGQVVFHVAQETFNYEKDPWFDLWDYIASESKAEFKKAVYIFQCLTMQLEFKDIVVPAIANLLPEIHSRLTAPKELLFDNSGWVLTFMGAYCSAIHLLETKSHAGYVKEIAHKMIDSVKELVERGMEVGLVMRAFRDLESIVEKQGDWYMTCEYRFLKGLLQRLYTIKGMKMESKIVLWRINVKIERSVDDNLKVFPKSEFDWLNQPEP from the coding sequence ATGGCAGATTTTGCAGCAAATCTGTCCATCAAAGCCAGAGAGATTCTCTCGACTCCAAGCCACGAAGGCTTAGTGACGCTCGTCGATCAACTCTTCACGCCTAGAGAATCCGAAGACTACTTAAAAGCTCGTATTCTCTACGACTTTTGCGTCTCTAATTTCCCAGACTGCTTAACCCTAAAGCTTCTCAAGATCTATAGATTCTCTTCTGACGACCTCGTCAGAATCCGATCGATCTCACACCTCTCTCAAACTCTCACGGAGTTAAGAAACCGCAACAACTTCGAGATCTCTAGCCTCGCTCTCCACGAGATCAAACCGCTTCTAATTTCTTGCTTGACGGTGCAAAACCCTAGAAGGGTTGATACTGACTACTTGAGAGTCATTGTTTCTTTCGTAGCTTATAACGTTATGGTTTCTCGTAATGAACGATGGGAAGAGCTTAGTGATTATATACTCTTGCTTGTGAATCAAGATCCGATTAGGGCGTTTAGTTACTTCGTAGATTTGCCATCGCTTTACGTTGGATTCATTCACAGGTTCTTCCAGAGGTTACGTGAGGAAGTGTACAAGGTTTTGCTTCGTCCTGAGAAAGATAGAGATGTAGATTGGATTTTGGCTTTGAAAGCTGCTGTTAAAATGGGGGTTCAGATTATAGATTCCGACAAGAGATTCGATTTGACAAGAGATATACTTCACAATGTTCTGAAATCTGCTAGTGATGTTGTGTGGATGGGAATGGAAATAGAGTTTCTGATAAGAGGGATTCGATCACTCGAGAGATACCTTGAGAAAGACGCTAAAGTGTGTAAATGGAGTACCAAACAATGCCGTTTTGTGGCATCGTTTGCGTACGGGGTCTCAGGGGTAGGGAAAAATACAAAGGAAGCTGCCAAGAACATCTTTGTAATGGTTACGAAAATGGATAAGTATGTTCCGAGTTCGGCCTTCAAACTCGACCATTTTTGCGTTGATAATCATCAAGATGTCACAGTTGGATATGACCTTGAATTGTACTACAAGTTTTGGAAATGTACTCCAGTGGAAGTCTTGGGTTCCTTTGCAGCATCTGGTTCTGATGATAGGTCAAGAGTGATAGCAATCAGACGACTCTACGATGTAGTCTGTGATCACACTTCAGACCAGTGGGAAATAGATGTTTCAGAGATCAGAGATCTCCAGCCATTGCTCATCAAATGCCTAAAGGAAGAAGGAATGCCTGAGAACCTATACAGGATACTTGGTCAGGTTGTGTTCCATGTTGCACAGGAGACGTTTAACTACGAAAAGGATCCATGGTTTGATCTATGGGACTATATTGCATCGGAAAGCAAAGCAGAGTTCAAGAAAGCGGTTTATATCTTCCAGTGTTTAACAATGCAGCTTGAATTTAAAGATATTGTGGTTCCTGCTATAGCCAATCTTCTTCCAGAGATTCATAGCAGGCTAACTGCACCAAAAGAGTTGTTATTTGATAACAGTGGCTGGGTCTTGACGTTTATGGGTGCCTACTGTTCAGCTATTCACTTGCTAGAGACCAAAAGTCACGCTGGATACGTTAAGGAGATTGCACACAAGATGATCGATTCTGTGAAAGAGCTTGTAGAAAGAGGAATGGAAGTTGGGCTTGTGATGAGAGCTTTCAGAGATCTTGAAAGCATTGTGGAGAAACAAGGGGACTGGTACATGACTTGTGAGTACAGATTCCTCAAAGGTTTGCTTCAGAGGCTCTACACAATCAAAGGTATGAAAATGGAAAGTAAGATTGTGTTGTGGAGAATTAATGTTAAGATCGAGAGGTCAGTGGATGACAATCTTAAAGTGTTCCCAAAGAGTGAGTTTGATTGGCTGAACCAACCTGAGCCTTAG
- the LOC104732651 gene encoding cysteine-rich repeat secretory protein 60-like, translating to MSFSLLPSMPMARTIIKTLSFFFLIAATAPSFSTATSATDTFVYGGCSQQKFSPSSAYESNLNSLLTSLVNSATYSSYNNFTIMGSSSSDTARGLFQCRGDLSMPDCATCVARAVSQVGPLCPFTCGGALQLAGCYIKYDNISFLGQEDKTVVLKKCGPSEGYNTDGIGRRDAVLTELVNGGGYFRAGGSGDVQGMGQCVGDLTVSECQDCLGTAIGRLKNDCGTAVFGDMFLAKCYARYSTDGAQHYAKSHSYKANYGGERTFAIIIGLLAAVVLLIIFLLFLRGVCSRGGGK from the exons atgtctttctctcttttaccaTCAATGCCAATGGCAAGAACCATCATCAaaactctctccttcttctttctcattgcCGCAACGGCTCCTTCATTTTCCACCGCAACCTCCGCCACAGACACATTCGTCTACGGCGGCTGCTCCCAGCAAAAATTCTCTCCGTCCTCTGCTTATGAGTCAAACCTCAACTCTCTTCTCACTTCTCTAGTCAACTCAGCCACATACTCATCCTACAACAACTTCACCATCATGGGCTCTTCCTCCTCGGACACAGCCCGTGGCCTCTTCCAATGCCGCGGTGACCTCTCCATGCCCGACTGCGCTACGTGTGTGGCACGTGCCGTCTCTCAAGTTGGCCCTCTTTGTCCTTTCACCTGCGGTGGAGCACTCCAGCTAGCCGGCTGCTACATCAAGTACGATAATATCAGCTTCCTTGGCCAAGAAGACAAGACCGTTGTCCTCAAGAAGTGTGGACCCTCTGAGGGTTACAACACTGATGGGATCGGCCGGAGAGACGCCGTTCTCACGGAGCTAGTCAACGGTGGAGGGTATTTTCGAGCGGGAGGGTCCGGTGATGTTCAAGGTATGGGACAGTGTGTAGGAGATCTAACGGTATCGGAGTGCCAAGACTGTTTAGGAACGGCCATCGGACGGCTAAAGAATGATTGTGGCACGGCCGTCTTCGGAGACATGTTCTTGGCTAAGTGTTACGCAAGATATTCAACTGATGGCGCACAACACTATGCCAAGTCTCATAGTT ataaagcaaaCTACGGAGGTGAAAGGACGTTTGCGATCATCATAGGACTACTAGCTGCAGTTGTTCTTCTAATTATCTTCCTTCTTTTCCTCAGAGGTGTTTGCAGTCGTGGCGgag gTAAATAA